A window from Mya arenaria isolate MELC-2E11 chromosome 9, ASM2691426v1 encodes these proteins:
- the LOC128203683 gene encoding uncharacterized protein LOC128203683 — translation MCSLFPNEDAPASARSSSANRTKQLVHISAWATRILAFLSIILVVVTFTIQPSLIASVMCVTAVFSILSPLNFNACCYSDCSRNTKFEKRCGLVSVFVWMFFLNGAYIIVFALCWDFWFFESGAGRYKGMDLLNTVFAFALIINIVLTILNLYSICLVYMYGCCFMNGVDRECSQQSFDMMDAKHSQLSTIGGGVPVNGSGLTMPIGPQQGQIRTTTSFPQPQPHLSNMPLSLQPAPQQQAAGGVTAYSASLSIPNSMPMLEPDANSQNEAPPSYPEAVLNDKHSC, via the exons ATGTGCTCTCTATTTC CAAATGAAGACGCGCCCGCGAGCGCAAGGTCATCATCAGCCAATCGCACCAAGCAGCTGGTCCATATCTCGGCATGGGCCACAAGAATACTTGCTTTCCTAAGCATCATCCTCGTTGTCGTTACCTTTACGATACAGCCTAGCCTGATTGCATCTGTTATGTGTGTCACTGCAGTTTTC AGCATTTTGAGTCCATTAAACTTTAACGCTTGCTGTTATTCAGATTGTTCCCGAAACACAAAATTTGAAAAG CGATGCGGACTTGTCAGTGTATTCGTATGGATGTTTTTCCTCAACGGTGCATACATTATCGTGTTTGCACTTTGCTGGGATTTTTGGTTTTTCGAGTCTGGCGCCGGCCGGTACAAAGGAATGGATTTGCTGAACACAGTATTTGCGTTTGCTTTGATCATTAACATCGTCCTGACAATCTTAAATCTTTACTCGATTTGTCTCGTTTACATGTATGGCTGCTGTTTTATGAATGGTGTTGACAGGGAGTGTTCACAGCAAAGCTTTGACATGATGGATGCGAAGCACTCACAACTTAGCACGATAGGAGGAGGTGTTCCAGTTAAC GGTTCAGGACTCACAATGCCAATTGGTCCTCAACAAGGTCAAATCAGAACTACGACTTCGTTTCCACAACCACAACCGCATCTCTCCAACATGCCGCTTTCGTTGCAACCCGCCCCACAACAGCAGGCAGCTGGTGGAGTGACTGCTTATTCAGCAAGCCTTTCTATCCCAAATAGTATGCCAATGTTAGAACCGGACGCAAATAGTCAAAACGAAGCTCCTCCAAGTTACCCTGAGGCAGTTTTAAACGACAAACATTCCTGCTAG